A section of the Brachyhypopomus gauderio isolate BG-103 chromosome 13, BGAUD_0.2, whole genome shotgun sequence genome encodes:
- the LOC143474048 gene encoding uncharacterized protein LOC143474048 isoform X11: protein MADLMLSDALTDSVVQEVEENLVQKDFVASLEAEAFDDQVGETVGKAEYIPLLDNDGKETDAVLEHGEKDAQGAQKPGTLRSSATPVGQILTSHAEPQGEIRPHLTNQQAFASDILPAFSSMAAFPDQWGTSSHTSQMMDTGLMGPFSGFSQPTMGLGMKIDGGAAPVQTEKPPSTADTQKLPLLATEAPTTPKNLGDLSSGVFADCWPRDAGLPSDLPFTPSVSTVVSLHASHLAESPQEAPDHQWTLRDDGTGDREEREHEGFDRKKEKKKKKRRPREDVWDLLENKSHLEMESESGSVPEGQRQASPRKDRDRNEIWEREDFSRGGGRIKKGKSRKKIPEEWAVHAEPFVPASASAPHDFGEKLTASLLVGDIQACGQGTISLAKDYADEVLMPSSLTQDLLSLTATSPPAPVEHGPAVHTAVSPSQGPCLSPTGPLSVSSGFHDMLMETESVNLDKTKDTFSLPPMEGKNDPLTSSLNDAPGFVSGGGPFEEAMFEQPPSFISSALDTHVLADAPVVDPLMSSPGAATFGSSMEALISAPPFSPSGTAWSLNDSHLNNSSDPFGITGVEGVSYESPEPAPLQSPKGKSPKEAKLKQGKKSRSSLSKSPVLPEEKLPSPQSSVLNPAAPPFFPSFAEPQEHVAALPVMQEVKMEKNKPDQEKMENIQKSDVFGKIDEVQKMDKIETTEKIDQMYHLGEEGKTNILDVKAKMDIDEFDKLDKVEKTDVVPKSDKAAKTEVIDKQENKDKPVKTELMEKVEISEKIEKMPAVKSTGDNMDQPTKTDKEEKVEIVEQKSETIKVEKEELNHKPGKDNSEKDLKADEKAEKEKAETGKPDQKQNTDKVEQAMVEKKTEDKSNLGQDEAPRMDVVKTNQKLDKQEKKETTAKVDKEDKTEKAKKPAARPGTTNGASTASGKDLPSPEKKTKTTAESRPPVPKASTAPARTATPKNATTKTENKVAEEKKPKTAELARSKTTTPKPSTSTSSTTPRPRTTKPPTSTSTSTTAVPERKPPVPRAPRVSSTTTTTSTTARTSTRPATATGPDIKSVRSKIGSTDNIKHQPGGGKVTLSQSRTDTQTQGSLSKETSQGKVQIVSKKVDYSHVTSRLGSKDNIKHVPGGGNVHILTKKVDVSKVTSKCGSKINIKHKPGGGEVKIESHKVNFKDKAQPKVGSLDNVSHAPGGGNIKAEGEQETVEGSGAPSSGSLAAQPAAGPAQENGLKEGTPCGGEALRDPQGLDSLIPETSI, encoded by the exons ATGGCAGACCTGATGCTGAGCGATGCCCTGACTGACAGCGTGgtgcaggaggtggaggagaacctGGTGCAGAAGGACTTCGTGGCATCGCTGGAGGCCGAGGCCTTCGACGACCAGGTCGGGGAGACGGTGGGCAAAGCCGAGTACATCCCGCTGCTAGACAATGATGGCAAAG aaaCAGACGCAGTGTTGGAGCATGGAGAAAAGGATGCCCAAGGGGCACAAAAACCTG GCACTTTAAGATCTTCGGCGACACCAGTGGGACAGATTTTAACATCGCACGCAGAGCCACAGGGAGAGATACGGCCACATCTCACAAATCAGCAGGCCTTTGCATCAGACATACTGCCAG CATTCAGCTCTATGGCTGCTTTTCCTGATCAGTGGGGCACTTCATCTCACACCTCCCAGATGATGGACACTGGCTTGATGGGACCTTTTTCAG GTTTCTCTCAGCCTACAATGGGTTTGGGGATGAAAATTGATGGCGGAGCTGCACCAGTCCAGACAGAAAAACCTCCCAGCACTGCAGACACTCAGAAACTACCATTGCTGGCCACAGAAGCACCTACCACACCTAAGAACCTTGGGGACTTGTCTTCAG GTGTCTTTGCTGACTGCTGGCCACGTGACGCTGGCCTTCCCTCTGACCTGCCCTTCACACCCAGTGTTTCCACGGTGGTCAGTCTCCATGCAAGCCATCTGGCAGAAAGCCCACAGGAAGCCCCTGACCACCAGTGGACTCTCAGAGATGATGGCACAGGggatagagaggagagagaacacgAAGGTTTTGATCgcaaaaaggagaagaagaagaagaaacggAGGCCAAGGGAAGATGTTTGGGATCTGCTGGAGAACAAGAGCCACTTGGAAATGGAGAGCGAGAGTGGCTCTGTCCCTGAGGGCCAACGTCAGGCATCACCGCGCAAGGACCGGGACAGAAACGAGATCTGGGAGCGTGAAGATTTCAGTCGGGGTGGAGGAAGGATCAAGAAGGGAAAAAGCCGCAAGAAGATTCCGGAAGAGTGGGCAGTCCATGCAGAGCCATTTGTCCCTGCCTCGGCCTCAGCACCTCATGACTTTGGGGAAAAGCTAACAGCATCTCTACTGGTTGGAGACATACAAGCATGTGGCCAGGGCACAATCTCACTGGCCAAGGATTATGCCGATGAGGTCCTCATGCCATCGTCGCTCACCCAGGATCTGCTGTCACTCACAGCAACCTCCCCACCAGCCCCTGTGGAGCATGGGCCTGCAGTCCACACAGCAGTGTCTCCCAGTCAGGGACCATGTCTTTCACCCACAGGTCCCTTGTCAGTCTCTTCAGGCTTCCATGATATGCTTATGGAAACTGAAAGTGTCAACCTGGATAAAACCAAAGATACCTTTAGCCTCCCGCCAATGGAAGGTAAAAATGACCCTCTTACTTCCAGTTTGAATGATGCCCCAGGCTTTGTGTCTGGGGGAGGACCTTTTGAGGAGGCCATGTTTGAGCAACCACCCTCTTTCATTAGCTCTGCTCTTGATACCCATGTTTTGGCTGATGCCCCTGTGGTTGACCCTTTGATGTCCTCTCCTGGTGCTGCAACTTTTGGATCCTCTATGGAAGCTTTGATCTCAGCTCCACCGTTCTCCCCATCTGGAACAGCCTGGTCTCTCAATGACTCGCACCTAAACAATAGCAGTGATCCATTTGGCATTACAGGCGTGGAGGGTGTTTCCTACGAGAGTCCTGAACCAGCCCCTTTGCAGTCACCAAAAGGCAAAAGTCCAAAAGAGGCCAAATTGAAACAGGGCAAGAAGTCCCGTTCATCCTTATCAAAGAGCCCTGTGTTGCCCGAAGAGAAACTACCTTCTCCTCAAAGCTCTGTGCTCAACCCTGCCGCACCCCCATTCTTCCCTAGTTTTGCTGAACCCCAGGAGCATGTCGCAGCTCTGCCTGTCATGCAGgaag TTAAAATGGAGAAAAACAAGCCAGACCAGGAAAAAATGGAAAATATCCAGAAATCTGATGTGTTTGGCAAGATAGATGAAGTACAGAAGATGGACAAGATTGAGACAACTGAGAAGATTGATCAGATGTACCACCTGGGCGAAGAAGGAAAGACAAACATATTGGACGTTAAAGCAAAAATGGACATTGATGAATTTGACAAGTTGGACAAAGTTGAAAAGACTGATGTAGTTCCAAAGTCAGATAAAGCAGCCAAAACGGAGGTGATTGACAAACAAGAAAACAAGgataaaccagtaaaaacagAATTAATGGAAAAGGTtgaaatatctgaaaaaattgagaaaatgcCTGCAGTAAAGTCTACTGGAGATAACATGGATCAGCCTACGAAGACGGACAAAGAAGAGAAGGTGGAGATAGTAGAGCAGAAATCAGAAACCATTAAAGTTGAGAAGGAAGAGTTAAATCACAAACCAGGCAAAGACAATAGTGAAAAAGATCTGAAGGCAGATGAGAAAGCAGAGAAGGAAAAAGCTGAGACAGGTAAGCCTGATCAGAAACAAAACACTGACAAAGTTGAACAAGCGATGGTAGAAAAGAAGACAGAAGATAAAAGTAATTTAGGTCAAGATGAAGCCCCAAGAATGGACGTGGTGAAGACGAATCAGAAACTGGACAAGCAGGAGAAAAAAGAAACAACTGCCAAAGTGGACAAGGAAGACAAAACTGAGAAGGCAAAAAAACCAGCAGCTAGGCCTGGGACAACCAACGGTGCCAGCACTGCATCAGGGAAAGACCTGCCCAGTCCAGAGAAGAAAACCAAG ACGACTGCAGAGAGTCGCCCCCCTGTGCCAAAGGCCTCCACTGCTCCGGCCCGCACCGCAACCCCCAAAAACG CAACAACAAAGACCGAGAACAAAGTGGCCGAAGAGAAGAAGCCGAAAACTGCAG AGTTAGCCAGATCGAAAACTACAACTCCCAAACCCTCTACCTCTACCAGCAGCACCACACCTCGGCCCCGTACCACTAAGCCTCCCACTTCCACTAGCACCTCGACCACTGCGGTGCCAGAGAGAAAGCCCCCAGTGCCCCGTGCCCCCAGAGTGAGctccaccaccactacgacCAGTACCACCGCCCGGACCAGCACTCGGCCTGCTACTGCCACAGGCCCTGATATTAAAAGTGTGCGGTCCAAGATTGGATCCACAGACAACATCAAACACCAGCCTGGAGGAGGCAAG GTCACTCTTTCTCAAAGCAGGACAGACACTCAGACTCAGGGCTCCCTCTCCAAGGAGACCAGCCAGGGCAAA GTTCAGATAGTCTCCAAAAAGGTGGACTACAGCCATGTTACATCTCGCTTGGGTTCTAAGGATAATATCAAGCATGTCCCTGGTGGAGGGAAC GTTCATATTCTCACTAAgaaagttgatgtcagtaaagtGACCTCAAAGTGTGGCTCAAAAATCAACATTAAGCACAAGCCAG GCGGTGGAGAAGTTAAGATCGAGTCTCATAAAGTGAACTTCAAAGACAAAGCCCAGCCTAAGGTGGGTTCTTTGGACAACGTCAGCCATGCGCCTGGTGGAGGGAATATTAAG GCTGAGGGGGAACAGGAGACAGTTGAGGGGAGTGGGGCTCCCTCTAGTGGTTCCTTGGCAGCCCAGCCGGCAGCTGGCCCTGCTCAGGAGAATGGGCTGAAGGAGGGCACTCCGTGTGGGGGTGAGGCTCTCCGGGACCCCCAGGGTCTGGACTCGCTCATCCCGGAGACAA
- the LOC143474048 gene encoding uncharacterized protein LOC143474048 isoform X10, whose protein sequence is MADLMLSDALTDSVVQEVEENLVQKDFVASLEAEAFDDQVGETVGKAEYIPLLDNDGKETDAVLEHGEKDAQGAQKPGTLRSSATPVGQILTSHAEPQGEIRPHLTNQQAFASDILPAFSSMAAFPDQWGTSSHTSQMMDTGLMGPFSGFSQPTMGLGMKIDGGAAPVQTEKPPSTADTQKLPLLATEAPTTPKNLGDLSSGVFADCWPRDAGLPSDLPFTPSVSTVVSLHASHLAESPQEAPDHQWTLRDDGTGDREEREHEGFDRKKEKKKKKRRPREDVWDLLENKSHLEMESESGSVPEGQRQASPRKDRDRNEIWEREDFSRGGGRIKKGKSRKKIPEEWAVHAEPFVPASASAPHDFGEKLTASLLVGDIQACGQGTISLAKDYADEVLMPSSLTQDLLSLTATSPPAPVEHGPAVHTAVSPSQGPCLSPTGPLSVSSGFHDMLMETESVNLDKTKDTFSLPPMEGKNDPLTSSLNDAPGFVSGGGPFEEAMFEQPPSFISSALDTHVLADAPVVDPLMSSPGAATFGSSMEALISAPPFSPSGTAWSLNDSHLNNSSDPFGITGVEGVSYESPEPAPLQSPKGKSPKEAKLKQGKKSRSSLSKSPVLPEEKLPSPQSSVLNPAAPPFFPSFAEPQEHVAALPVMQEVKMEKNKPDQEKMENIQKSDVFGKIDEVQKMDKIETTEKIDQMYHLGEEGKTNILDVKAKMDIDEFDKLDKVEKTDVVPKSDKAAKTEVIDKQENKDKPVKTELMEKVEISEKIEKMPAVKSTGDNMDQPTKTDKEEKVEIVEQKSETIKVEKEELNHKPGKDNSEKDLKADEKAEKEKAETGKPDQKQNTDKVEQAMVEKKTEDKSNLGQDEAPRMDVVKTNQKLDKQEKKETTAKVDKEDKTEKAKKPAARPGTTNGASTASGKDLPSPEKKTKTTAESRPPVPKASTAPARTATPKNGTSATAASKPATSSRTPLTSRTTTSAPVPTARRSLATTKTENKVAEEKKPKTAELARSKTTTPKPSTSTSSTTPRPRTTKPPTSTSTSTTAVPERKPPVPRAPRVSSTTTTTSTTARTSTRPATATGPDIKSVRSKIGSTDNIKHQPGGGKVTLSQSRTDTQTQGSLSKETSQGKVQIVSKKVDYSHVTSRLGSKDNIKHVPGGGNVHILTKKVDVSKVTSKCGSKINIKHKPGGGEVKIESHKVNFKDKAQPKVGSLDNVSHAPGGGNIKAEGEQETVEGSGAPSSGSLAAQPAAGPAQENGLKEGTPCGGEALRDPQGLDSLIPETSI, encoded by the exons ATGGCAGACCTGATGCTGAGCGATGCCCTGACTGACAGCGTGgtgcaggaggtggaggagaacctGGTGCAGAAGGACTTCGTGGCATCGCTGGAGGCCGAGGCCTTCGACGACCAGGTCGGGGAGACGGTGGGCAAAGCCGAGTACATCCCGCTGCTAGACAATGATGGCAAAG aaaCAGACGCAGTGTTGGAGCATGGAGAAAAGGATGCCCAAGGGGCACAAAAACCTG GCACTTTAAGATCTTCGGCGACACCAGTGGGACAGATTTTAACATCGCACGCAGAGCCACAGGGAGAGATACGGCCACATCTCACAAATCAGCAGGCCTTTGCATCAGACATACTGCCAG CATTCAGCTCTATGGCTGCTTTTCCTGATCAGTGGGGCACTTCATCTCACACCTCCCAGATGATGGACACTGGCTTGATGGGACCTTTTTCAG GTTTCTCTCAGCCTACAATGGGTTTGGGGATGAAAATTGATGGCGGAGCTGCACCAGTCCAGACAGAAAAACCTCCCAGCACTGCAGACACTCAGAAACTACCATTGCTGGCCACAGAAGCACCTACCACACCTAAGAACCTTGGGGACTTGTCTTCAG GTGTCTTTGCTGACTGCTGGCCACGTGACGCTGGCCTTCCCTCTGACCTGCCCTTCACACCCAGTGTTTCCACGGTGGTCAGTCTCCATGCAAGCCATCTGGCAGAAAGCCCACAGGAAGCCCCTGACCACCAGTGGACTCTCAGAGATGATGGCACAGGggatagagaggagagagaacacgAAGGTTTTGATCgcaaaaaggagaagaagaagaagaaacggAGGCCAAGGGAAGATGTTTGGGATCTGCTGGAGAACAAGAGCCACTTGGAAATGGAGAGCGAGAGTGGCTCTGTCCCTGAGGGCCAACGTCAGGCATCACCGCGCAAGGACCGGGACAGAAACGAGATCTGGGAGCGTGAAGATTTCAGTCGGGGTGGAGGAAGGATCAAGAAGGGAAAAAGCCGCAAGAAGATTCCGGAAGAGTGGGCAGTCCATGCAGAGCCATTTGTCCCTGCCTCGGCCTCAGCACCTCATGACTTTGGGGAAAAGCTAACAGCATCTCTACTGGTTGGAGACATACAAGCATGTGGCCAGGGCACAATCTCACTGGCCAAGGATTATGCCGATGAGGTCCTCATGCCATCGTCGCTCACCCAGGATCTGCTGTCACTCACAGCAACCTCCCCACCAGCCCCTGTGGAGCATGGGCCTGCAGTCCACACAGCAGTGTCTCCCAGTCAGGGACCATGTCTTTCACCCACAGGTCCCTTGTCAGTCTCTTCAGGCTTCCATGATATGCTTATGGAAACTGAAAGTGTCAACCTGGATAAAACCAAAGATACCTTTAGCCTCCCGCCAATGGAAGGTAAAAATGACCCTCTTACTTCCAGTTTGAATGATGCCCCAGGCTTTGTGTCTGGGGGAGGACCTTTTGAGGAGGCCATGTTTGAGCAACCACCCTCTTTCATTAGCTCTGCTCTTGATACCCATGTTTTGGCTGATGCCCCTGTGGTTGACCCTTTGATGTCCTCTCCTGGTGCTGCAACTTTTGGATCCTCTATGGAAGCTTTGATCTCAGCTCCACCGTTCTCCCCATCTGGAACAGCCTGGTCTCTCAATGACTCGCACCTAAACAATAGCAGTGATCCATTTGGCATTACAGGCGTGGAGGGTGTTTCCTACGAGAGTCCTGAACCAGCCCCTTTGCAGTCACCAAAAGGCAAAAGTCCAAAAGAGGCCAAATTGAAACAGGGCAAGAAGTCCCGTTCATCCTTATCAAAGAGCCCTGTGTTGCCCGAAGAGAAACTACCTTCTCCTCAAAGCTCTGTGCTCAACCCTGCCGCACCCCCATTCTTCCCTAGTTTTGCTGAACCCCAGGAGCATGTCGCAGCTCTGCCTGTCATGCAGgaag TTAAAATGGAGAAAAACAAGCCAGACCAGGAAAAAATGGAAAATATCCAGAAATCTGATGTGTTTGGCAAGATAGATGAAGTACAGAAGATGGACAAGATTGAGACAACTGAGAAGATTGATCAGATGTACCACCTGGGCGAAGAAGGAAAGACAAACATATTGGACGTTAAAGCAAAAATGGACATTGATGAATTTGACAAGTTGGACAAAGTTGAAAAGACTGATGTAGTTCCAAAGTCAGATAAAGCAGCCAAAACGGAGGTGATTGACAAACAAGAAAACAAGgataaaccagtaaaaacagAATTAATGGAAAAGGTtgaaatatctgaaaaaattgagaaaatgcCTGCAGTAAAGTCTACTGGAGATAACATGGATCAGCCTACGAAGACGGACAAAGAAGAGAAGGTGGAGATAGTAGAGCAGAAATCAGAAACCATTAAAGTTGAGAAGGAAGAGTTAAATCACAAACCAGGCAAAGACAATAGTGAAAAAGATCTGAAGGCAGATGAGAAAGCAGAGAAGGAAAAAGCTGAGACAGGTAAGCCTGATCAGAAACAAAACACTGACAAAGTTGAACAAGCGATGGTAGAAAAGAAGACAGAAGATAAAAGTAATTTAGGTCAAGATGAAGCCCCAAGAATGGACGTGGTGAAGACGAATCAGAAACTGGACAAGCAGGAGAAAAAAGAAACAACTGCCAAAGTGGACAAGGAAGACAAAACTGAGAAGGCAAAAAAACCAGCAGCTAGGCCTGGGACAACCAACGGTGCCAGCACTGCATCAGGGAAAGACCTGCCCAGTCCAGAGAAGAAAACCAAG ACGACTGCAGAGAGTCGCCCCCCTGTGCCAAAGGCCTCCACTGCTCCGGCCCGCACCGCAACCCCCAAAAACGGTACGTCTGCTACGGCAGCAAGCAAACCCGCCACAAGCAGCCGCACGCCACTCACCTCCCGCACCACAACCAGCGCCCCTGTCCCCACCGCACGCCGCTCTCTGG CAACAACAAAGACCGAGAACAAAGTGGCCGAAGAGAAGAAGCCGAAAACTGCAG AGTTAGCCAGATCGAAAACTACAACTCCCAAACCCTCTACCTCTACCAGCAGCACCACACCTCGGCCCCGTACCACTAAGCCTCCCACTTCCACTAGCACCTCGACCACTGCGGTGCCAGAGAGAAAGCCCCCAGTGCCCCGTGCCCCCAGAGTGAGctccaccaccactacgacCAGTACCACCGCCCGGACCAGCACTCGGCCTGCTACTGCCACAGGCCCTGATATTAAAAGTGTGCGGTCCAAGATTGGATCCACAGACAACATCAAACACCAGCCTGGAGGAGGCAAG GTCACTCTTTCTCAAAGCAGGACAGACACTCAGACTCAGGGCTCCCTCTCCAAGGAGACCAGCCAGGGCAAA GTTCAGATAGTCTCCAAAAAGGTGGACTACAGCCATGTTACATCTCGCTTGGGTTCTAAGGATAATATCAAGCATGTCCCTGGTGGAGGGAAC GTTCATATTCTCACTAAgaaagttgatgtcagtaaagtGACCTCAAAGTGTGGCTCAAAAATCAACATTAAGCACAAGCCAG GCGGTGGAGAAGTTAAGATCGAGTCTCATAAAGTGAACTTCAAAGACAAAGCCCAGCCTAAGGTGGGTTCTTTGGACAACGTCAGCCATGCGCCTGGTGGAGGGAATATTAAG GCTGAGGGGGAACAGGAGACAGTTGAGGGGAGTGGGGCTCCCTCTAGTGGTTCCTTGGCAGCCCAGCCGGCAGCTGGCCCTGCTCAGGAGAATGGGCTGAAGGAGGGCACTCCGTGTGGGGGTGAGGCTCTCCGGGACCCCCAGGGTCTGGACTCGCTCATCCCGGAGACAA